From a single Stomoxys calcitrans chromosome 4, idStoCalc2.1, whole genome shotgun sequence genomic region:
- the LOC106090930 gene encoding cuticle protein 16.5, translating to MKLFVAASFALLALASADVSHLSKSYLPPVQQSYSSAVVQQSYSAPAVQHSYSAPAIQQSYSAPSNEYLPPVQQPTYSAPSVSYSAPAVHQSYSAPSVSYSAPAVQTTYSAPTVQTTYSAPAVQSTYSAPAAQSYSSYSSAPAVQQSFAVQEQYSAPSNEYLPPVQQTYSAPTVSYSAPAVQQSYSAPVSYQQQTFSSGSASSSYSGADVGTQYAANGGYVYKK from the exons ATG AAACTTTTCGTTGCCGCTTCTTTTGCTCTCTTGGCCTTGGCTTCCGCCGATGTTAGCCACTTGTCCAAGAGCTACTTGCCTCCTGTGCAGCAATCGTACTCTTCAGCTGTTGTGCAACAATCCTACTCGGCTCCTGCTGTGCAACACTCATACTCGGCTCCCGCTATACAACAGTCCTACTCAGCTCCCTCCAACGAGTACTTGCCCCCAGTGCAACAGCCAACCTACTCAGCTCCCTCGGTGAGTTACTCTGCTCCCGCTGTACACCAAAGCTACTCTGCTCCCTCAGTTAGCTACTCTGCCCCCGCTGTGCAAACCACCTACTCTGCTCCCACTGTTCAAACCACCTACTCCGCCCCTGCCGTTCAAAGCACCTACTCTGCCCCAGCTGCTCAATCCTACTCCTCGTACTCATCCGCTCCAGCTGTCCAACAATCGTTTGCCGTGCAAGAGCAATACTCTGCTCCTTCCAACGAATACTTGCCTCCCGTTCAACAGACCTACTCTGCTCCCACAGTTAGCTACAGTGCCCCAGCTGTTCAGCAATCCTACTCAGCTCCTGTCTCCTACCAACAACAGACCTTCTCCTCCGGCTCTGCCAGCAGCAGTTACTCTGGTGCTGATGTCGGCACTCAATATGCTGCCAACGGTGGTTATGTCTACAAGAAGTAA